GGAGAAGAACACCTGCCCCACGTCATGGGCCGAGTCCAGGGTCAGCACCCCGGATTTCCGGGACATGGCCAGCAGCTGGAACAGGTCCATCAGGCTCAGTTCTTTTATGGGGCCTTCGATTGCCATCTAATTCAAATCAAAAATTAAATGAATTACCCCGCCGCAAGCGGGCGGGGTATCTTTTCCCCGCTCCCTCGCACGTTACAATTTAAAAAGCAGCAGTCTGTTTTTGTCGACACAATGAGATGTCTTCCCTAACTCAACTTTATTCTCTTTTCGGATTCGGTAACCCCGCCGCAAGCGGTCGGGGTATTAAAAATTAATAAAATACCATCCGGGATTTGTTTACTGTTTGACGTTTACCTTTGATTGGTTTTAGCCGCGAAATCAGGCCAACGCTTTTTTCAGCAATTCCCTTAACGGGCCCAAGTCAATTTGAATGGTTGACCAAACGATGTCAACGTCTATGTCAAAATAACCGTGTATCAGGCGATTCCTCATGGAGGTTATTTCGGGCCAGGGTATTTCTTGAAGCTCCCGCCGGGTTTCTTCCGTTACTTTGGTTGCCGCTTCGCCGATTATCTCCAGATTTTTGACCACTGAAAGCAACAGCATCCGGTTGTCATTTAATGAATCTCTGGTTTTGCCATCGGTAAACAGAATAATTTCCTCGGCGGCATCAAGCATATGTTGCACTCTTATCCGGTCATTTTTCTGCATACAACACCTTGGCCTGGCTCATTACCTCTTTTCTGAAATAGCGGCTCAGATCATGCGGGGTGCGTAAGTCCACCTGGCGTCCGGCAAAGAGACCCGAAAGTTCCCGGACTATTTTGGCCAAGCCCAGATAGCCTGGGACATTGTCGCTCTGGAATTCCACCAGCACATCTACATCGCTTTTCGTGGTGAAATCATCACCCAGCACCGACCCGAACAACGAAAGCTTGGAAATATGGTAATTACGGCAGAACTCTGATAATTTATCTTTTGGTATTGTGATTTGTTCCATTTGATCTCTCCTTTCTTAGACCAGGATCCCCGATCTTAGCCAGCCCAGGGTCAGCACCCCGGATTTGCGGGACATGGCCAGCAGCTGGAACAGGTCCATCAGGCTTAGTCCTTTTATGGGGCCTTCGATTGCCATCTCGCTAAAATTAAAAATAAAATATCAACATGTTTGCCGGGCATCTAATGGTTTTTCTTACTTGATTTATTTTGGCATTTGCTTGTAATGTAACTATCAGAAGGTTCGTGCACTGCTGGCAGCTTATCCAACCATATTAAATCTTTACCGATTATCAGTTCTTCCATCGTTGCATGGTGTGTGTTCGTCATGGGTATGAGCCGCATTTGGAAACCGTGTTTACGTGCCAATGATTTTACTTCTTCGGCATTGTCGTAAGTCATCAGGAAATCGCCCTTTAATGACTCGCATATTTTAAACAATTCTTCGTGATCCAATTCGCAATATCTATACAACCTATTACCCGCCTTTTTACCGCCAGCGGTATATGGCGGATCAATGAAATACCTTACATCGCTCCGGGCTGCATATTCTTTCATTACCTTTAAACCGTCTTCACATCGGAAATCAATCTTATCTGTCAAATAGCTTATATCATTAAGTCTGCGAGCCAGTGTTTCAGGATACCATCGGGATTTTATACCTTTGCCATTTTCGCCGTTTTTCAATAATCCTGAGCCATCAGCCAGTATGCCGCCGTGATAGGTGCGGTTTTTTAGGATCGTCTGAAAAGCCTTTTCTTTGATTGATGACGTGTTAAGTGTTATTTCATCAATTACATTCTCTCTGGTCAGATCAAAAGAAAGAATGCGCTTTAATAGCCATTTTGAATTGCCAGCAACAATCGCCTGCCATACTGCTGCGATTTCTTCGTCCAATTCAACCATTACCACTTTGGGCACCAGACGTTCAAACAAAGCAGTAAGGCTTATGATTCCGCCACCGGCAAATGGTTCAACTAAAACATTGGGTTTGGCATGCACATTTTTAAACCATTTCCTGAACGTAGGCACAAACCACGTTTTGCCTCCGGGGTAACGGAAGATGCTGCGTTGCGGCACCGAGGAGACATTGACCGGTTTTGCCGGCTCATTGTCAACGCAGATGCCAGGTATTGAAAGTGTTCCCCTATATGCTGTCATATTAGAATGGCTTATCTATGGTTTTATTTACCGGGGGCGTTTCCATTTGTTCGTCTAATTTGTCTTGCAACAGTTTCATGAAGTCGTCAATTTTACCTGGCATTGGCTTCGTAATTGAAATCAGCGACGATTCAAACTCGGTATAAATTTCATCAACCTTTTACAACTTATAAACGCCGGTACCTTTCTGTAAAACCAGATCGTAAATGAACCAGGCTATATCAGCATTTTCTTTTTTAACTTTTTTAATTGGGGGTAATGTTTCAAAAAACCCCTTGCTTAGAGCTACAACGGTTTTCTTTTTCCAGTTATTAAGTATGCCCCCTTTAAAAAGAAGCTGCGGAGCAAGCCTTTTTCTTGAAGATGATAGATAATCCGGTCTTGGGTAATTCGGCTGGGTTGACCAGTCAAAATCTGTCCTCTTTTTCGGGTCTTCCATATAATGTTCAAATGGGTCCCTTACATTGCCTGAAATATATACTGCCTGCACCTCCAATGCTCCAAAGTCGTAAACTTTGCCTTTTTTGTCATAAGCCACAAGAACGACATCAATGTTACCCGCTGCCTTACCGTTAGCATCGCTAAGCCGTACCTCAGTTAAAGAACTCCATTTGGCATCTTCTTTAAAGAAAAATGAAGCGGCATCATCGGTAATAATCCAGTCTTCCCTAAAACGTATCGGGCAGGTGATAACAGGATGTTTTTCGTAGAAAATACTGCATACACCGAGTGGATTTTCCGCCTTGTCTTTGGTGCAATTGGGGACTTTGTTGTTAAACGGACAAAGACGACGTTTTCTATATCTACTTGCTTCATCTGATTTATCAGATATCAAATGCCCAAAGACTTCTGCGAGTGGCTGTGATGGTTCTTTCATTTTATCTCGAAGTGTTAATATTCAATTTCTGTATTTTGTTTTACGCACCCTATCCCGCCACTTCCTGCCACTGCAGGGCCGCGTCTATGGCCTTGGCAGCCTGCTGCCTTAAATTCTGGTCGTGGGTGAAATTGGCCGCTTTCTGCCAGGCCTCCACCGCATCCCGGGTTTTGCCCCGGTGGGCCAAAAGTTTTCCCAGCAAAAGATATAATTCGGCCCGGTCGCCAAAGGAGGTCATAAGTTCCTGGCAGACGGCGTAGGCCTGATCGGCCTTGCCGGTGCGGGCGAACATTGAAGCCTGGCCCAGCCGGGCCTCGAAGCTTTGGGGAGCGATCCTGACCGCCACCGCGAACTCCACTGCCGCCTTGTCCAAAAGGTTCTGTTTGAGATAGATCTCTCCCAGGGCCAGGTGCGATTCCAGATGGGCCGGGTTGTTGACCACCGCTTTTTTAAGCTCCTCGGCCGCGGTCTCGGGCTTGCCCGCCGCCAGAAACAGCAGCCCCAAGCGGTAATGGCCGAAAGGCAGTTTAGGCGAAAGAGTGATGGCCTGGCGGTAGGCCATCACAGCTTCCTCGGGCTGGCCTTGACCTTCGAAGGCCTGGCCCAGGCCCAGATAAAGGTGAATGTTGCCCGAATCGTCCTTCAAGGCCTTTTCAAAGCTCTGCTGGGCCTGTTTATGCTGTCCCAGGCTTAAGTAGAGCCGACCCAGTTCCAACTGCAACTCGGAGGGATGGGATGAATTTTTCAGCCCATCCTCCAGTGTCCTGACCGCCTTGTCGGGAAGGTTTTGAATCAGGTAAGACCGGCTCAAGCCGGAAATATATTCGGACTGGCCGGGGAAAAGTTTGAGCAGCACTTCGTAACGCACCGCGGCTTCGGCGCCCTGTTTTTCATCCAGGGCGATCTCAGCCAGGGCCTTTAGGGCCGCCGGGTTCTGGGGCTGCTGTTCGATGATGGCCTTGGCCTGTTTCTTGGCTCCGACGTTGTTCCCCTGGTTTTGCAAATCTTTTAATTTTTGGAGATCGGACTGAAGCTCCCGCTCCTCCCATCTGGTTGATTTGGCCCTTAAGGAAGCGTCCTCCAGCACCCCGCCGAAAATATCGGCCGAGACGGTGGTTCCCTTTTCCTGGCCGGAACCCTGCCATTGTTCCAGGATCAAAAGATCGGGGTTCTCCACGAAGAAATCTATCCCCAGCTTAAAGGAGCCGCCGGTGTAATAAGATTTCAGCTCCATGGCCCTTTTGGATGCTGCCACCGACTCCTGGTAGCGTTCGGTGGCAGCCAGGGCGAAACTCAGATTATAATGGGCCTCGGCAAACCCCCCGTCTAATTCAATGGCCTTCTGAAGTTCGTCTATGGCCGCGGCGTATCTCTTCTTTTTAAGATGCAGCAGGCCGATATTGTTGTGGGCCAGCACCGACTGGGGGTTGAGTTTTAAGACCACCAGATATTCATTCATAGCCATCTCGTCATCGCCGGCTTTGGCGTACAACAGGCCCAGGTTGAAATGGGCGTCCCCGAACTGGGGCCTGGCGGCCACCGCCTGCCGGATCTTCTCCACCGCCTGTTCCGGCTGGTTTTGGTAAAAATAGGCGATGCCCAGGTTGTTCAGGCTGATGGCGTAACCGGGGTCCAGATCCAATGCCCCCTGATACCATCGGACGGCATCGTCCGAGAGGCCCAGCCGGTGGCAGGCCAGCCCGATATCGTTGTATATTTTCTGATTTTTGGGCTCGAACTCCAGGGCTTTCTTGTAGGCCTTGATGGCCGGCTGGTTCTGGCCCATTAAAAGATACACCTCGCCCAGTTCCTTGTGGACTATACCGGATTCCTGGCCCACCCCCAACGCCTGCTCAAATTCCGCCAGGGCCTGCTTGAAAAACCCCTTGCGTTTAAAGCTCACGCCAAGATTGTAATGACTCATGAATCCGTCCGGAGATACCTGGGGCTGGTCCTCGGAGTGGCGTTTGATCTCGGACAGCAGGTCCTGGTTGTAATAATCGATCCCCAGATTGGCCTGGGCCCGGGCATAATTGGGATTTAAGGCGATGGCCTTTCGTGATTCTTCTATGGCCTTTCCCAGCAGGCCCTTTTCGCCGTAGGTAAATCCCAGCAGGAAGTGAGCCTCGGCCCCGTCGGGGTTTATCTTGATCGCCTCCTGCAATTCGTTGATCGACTGCTCCATCAATCCCAGATTGTAATAGATCTCGCCCAAAGCGGTGTGGGCCACGTAGGATTCGGGATCGACCTTTAAGGCCGCCCGATAAATTTTGACCGCCTGGTCGAATTCGCCCTGGTGTTTTAGGGTCAGGCCCAGATAAATATGGGTCAGGAAATCATCGGATTTCAGTTTTAATGCCTGGCGGTAATGTTCGATGGCCGATTTATACTGGCCGGTATTGCGCAGGGCCTCGGCCAGACGGAAGTGCGAGGAGAAGTCTTCGGATCTATCGATGTTCTGTCTGGCCTGCTCTATCTCCCGGTCATAGTATCCGCTTTTGCGGTAGACAACTTCCAGATTATGCCGGGCCAGCACGTTTTTGGGATCCAGCTCGATGGCCTTCTGCAATACTTCGATGGCCTCGATGAACATGCCCTTGTGATGGAAGACCACCCCCAGGTTATTATGGGCCGCCGAGTCCCTGGCATCCAGCCGGGACCGGAAACTGCGCAGGATCCCCTGTTCTTCGGGGCTGATCAACGCGGCGGTATTTTGCAGGTTGGAATCCATTAAAAAAAATAATTTGAATCTTAAAATTAAGAGGCGCAGCTCACCCTAGATGTATGGCCTTCAGGATCACCTCCAGCGAGGCCGGATCAGGCAGCAGCAGAAAATATCCGTACAGGGTGGTGTTTTTTTCCACGAACCTGAATTCGGTTTCAATGCAGACCACCATATCCTTGTCGCTGGAGAATTCCAGCGACACCGTCTCCAGCACCGCCGAGGCCATATCCACCGCCATGCTGGGCACCGAGGGCACCACCACCAGGCCCAGCAGATCGCCCAGCGAATTCATGTAGGCGCAGGTCAAAACATTGGATAGTTCCTTGAGGGCGGACTCTTCCAACTCTCCGAATTTTTTGGTAGTACCTAAAGGCTGGCGCATCAGGCAGTCGGTGAGGTGCCAGGCGGCTTCCTGGGGAAACAGCAGCAGGGTGCGGCCGGTCATGTCGCCCAGAAAATAGATCAGCACGCTGGCCACCACTTCATTCGGTTTGGCCACTAAGCTGAAGACCTCTTCGATGGGATTGATCCGGATCACCGGCACGTTGACCATCACTTTTTCGCCGGTAAGCTCGGAAAGCGCGGTGGCGGCGTGGCAGGCCCCGATGTTAGCCACTTCCTTAAGCGCATCCAACTGAATGTCCTTGAGTTTGCTGACGTCCATTTTATATCACCTTCATTCGTTATCGTTATTTGTTTAAGGTTCATTTCCACCTAAACACACCAAACAATCGAAAAATCCTGTTTCGCGAATTTAGGGTGTTTCGGTGGCTCATTCGTCTTCCGATATCCGTTTTCTGCCTCCGTTTTCTGCCTTCGTTTTCCGTTCCCTATCATCTGTTCCCCGTGTTCAGGTTTCCAGATTATTCACGTCCACAATTAGCATCGGCTGGCCTTCCCGGCTGATGGCCGCTCCGCTGAAAGTTTTATTATACTTTAAAAAACGGGACAGGGGTTTGACCACTATTTCCTGCTGGCCCACTATCCGGTCAATGATATAGGCGGCGTAAGAATCCTGCCTTTCCAGCACCACGGTAGGACCGGCCAAGGTCCCTGCTTCCGATTCCAGTTTTAAAGCCCGGGAAAGTTTTTGCACCGGGATGGCCTGGCTGCGGTAGACAATAGCCGTCTTGCCCTGTAGGGTTTTTACGTTTTCCGGCTTAAGCTCAAAAGTTTCCATCACCTGGGACATGGGCAGGGCGTAAACCTGATCTTTGGAAGAAACCAACAAAGTGCGGATGATGGCCAGGCTTAAGGGCACATTCAGCAGAAAGCGGGACCCCTTGCCCGCCGTGCTTTCGATGGAAAAGCTTCCTCCCATGCCTTCGATCCGGCTCTTGACCACATCCAGCCCCACCCCGCGCCCCGAGACCTCGGTCACTTTTTCGGCGGTGGAGAAGCCAGGCCGGGCCAAAAAATCGAATACCTGCTTCTGGCTGAGTTTGGAGGCCTGCTCCGGGGTAACCCAGCCTTTTTCCAGGGCCTTCTTTTTTATTTTTTCGGGATCTATCCCCCGGCCGTCGTCCTCCACCACTATCAAAGCCTGGTCTTTCACCTTTTGGACGGACAGGGTAACCGATCCGATTTTCCTTTTACCCAAAGCTTTCCGCTGGGCTATGGTCTCCATCCCGTGATCCACCGCGTTGCGCAACAGGTGCACTAATGGTTCGGCCAGCATTTGGAGAATTGAACGGTCCATCTCCAGTTCCCGGCCTTCCAGCTTGAAATCTATATCCTTGCTCAGCACCTTGGCGGCGTCCCGCACCACCCGGGGAAAACGGTCAAAAATCTCGGACATGGCCACTAACCGCGAGGCCAGCACCTGATGCTGCAGTTCGGAGGTAATCAGGGCCACCTGGTCCACGCTGTCCTGAATCGGGGCGTTTTGGGACATCTGGGCCAGCTGTTTCAGCCGTTCCCGCCAGACCACTAATTCGCCCACCAGGTTCATCAGCTTGTCCAGCCTGGCGGTGGAAACCTTGACCTCGCGGGGCCGTTCCTGGGCCAGTTGGGTAAAGGCGCTGACGGTGCGGCGCTCTACCGCTTGCTCCTCGGTTTCCTCCACCACTTCTTCTATTTCGATGTCCTCGATCTCGCCGGAGGCGATGCGCGACTTGATCTCCTTTTCGCTGTGCAGGTTGGTGACGAATAACACCGAGAACCCCCGGTCAAAGCGCTCGGCTTCCAGGTCGCGCCGTTCGGGCACGGTATAGGCGATTTTCCCGAACTGCTCCAGGGTGTGCAGAATTAAAAAAGCCCGGGCGGATTTTAAGGCCGCGTCGGCTTCCAGCAGCACCCGAATCTTGTAGACGAAGGAATCGGCGGTTTTTAGGGGGTTTATCCGGGAGAAATCGTTGCCTCCGTAAACGTTTGAGGAAGTTTCAGCTTTTGCGCTTTGGGGAGCGGCCACCAGCGCTTCTATTTTTTTTGCCAGTTCGGCCCCCCGTTGTTTTAAGCCCTGCTGGGGATCGCGCCCGGCGGCCAGCTCGGCCACCGCGCTTTCCAGATAGTCGATGGATTCAAAGATGGCGTCCACCTGGGGCTGGGCCAGCTTTAGCTGGCGCTTGCGCAGCTTGTCCAAAAGATCTTCGGCCTTATGGGCCAGCTCGGCGATCTGGTCCTGGCCGATGGATCCGGCCATGCCTTTGATGGTATGCAAGGAACGGAATATCTCGTCCAGCAGGGCTGGGTCGCCCGGGTTTTTCTCCAATGCCAAAAGAGCCCGGTTGAGGCTGACCAGATGCTCCCGGGTTTCGGAGACAAAAAGATCCCGATACTTGTTGGTGTCCATCTTCATGACAGGATGTCTCTAAGGCCGTTAAATTCTTAAAAAGCCAAAACAAACGCGGGTTTTCTGCCCTCGTTTTTTAGACCCTTTGATTTTGGCAATCAGCCGATCTGCAGCACCCGGCGGGCGGCTTCCAGCACCCGGCTGGGCTGGAAGGGCTTGACCACGAAATCCCGGGCCCCGGCCTGAATGGCTTCCACCACCAAAGCCTGCTGGCCCATGGCGCTGCACATCAGCACCCTGGCGTTGGGATCGCTCTGCATGATGGCCTTGACCGCCTCGATGCCGCCCATGTCCGGCATGATGATATCCATGATCACCAGGTCGGGCTTGAGTTTCTTGTACTGTTCCACCGCCTCGGCCCCGGTGGCCGCTTCGCCGCAGACCTCAAAATCGCCCTTTTTGAGGATGTCCGAGATCATGGTGCGCATGAAGATGGCGTCATCAACCACTAAAACCCTGTGCCCCATTTATTTCTCCTCCAATGCTAAAATTTTATCTAAATTTAAAACTATTACCTTGTCGTCCTTGACCCCCAAAACAGACTGGTAGAACCTGCCAGATTTGGCCTTGGTTACGGCCTCCGGCACCGGCTGGGACTGCATTTCAGAAGATTCCACGCTTTGCACCCGGTCCACTATCAAACCCACGTCCTCGCCGTTATGCTCCACGATCAGAATCACCATGTCCCGGCCGTTCTCGATGTTGGCCAGGCCCAGCCTTTGCCGCAGGTCGACCACGGCCACTATCGCTCCGCGCAGGTTGATCAGACCGGTGACATAGGGCGGGGCCAGAGGAACAGGAATGATATCCTGCATCTCTTCAATTGATTTAACCTGCTCGGTGCCAAGTGCAAACTTTTCACTGCCCAGGTTAAAAATTACCTTTTCTTCCGATGCAATTTTTTCAGTCATGGCGGTCTCAATTTTTATAACTATCTGGAATATATGAACGTTATCAGTTTATCGCTTTTTTGAAAAGAAGTCAATAGTTAAATTAAAAAAATGACCGTTTAGTGACTCTCCTGTTCCATCAGTGTATAAAGTGAGGTTGCGGGGGAACCAGAACTCAACCCCTTCCCTTCCCCTTCTCTTAACATCATGGCAGCCCTAATTTATCCAAGAGAAGGGGACAGTGGGCATGAGTTCAAAAGTAAACCAGAATCTCCGGTCTCCTTTTAGCCAATCGGCAAATCAGCCAAGTCAAACACCCAAGGAAACTTAAAAGCCGCCCTTTGGGCGGCTTTAAGTTTTTAGGCGATGTTACCAGGTGGCTTATAAACCGCCTCCGGATCAATGGCCATGATGGCAGCTTTTGCCTCTGCCAAAGAGTCATATGCCCCAAAAACGTTGGCCGTGGCAAAATCGTTGATGTCCTTTTTGGTGGAATAGTACCAAACGTCGGTTTCCTGCTTGTCCACCGATTGCTGATAAGCCTGCTCGGTTGCCGGGTGCACCACGTATTTGGGTCCTGCCAGACGAATGCAAATATACATTCAATTCACCTCCTTTTCTTTTTGAATTAGTTCGTTTGTTATTCTTTGGGCTTCCTCGTTAAGACCGGGAATGCCTATGTTCATTGATCTCATTTTATCCAGGTATTCCCTGGCTTGGCTGATTTCATTCATTTCATTATAAACGTCGCCGATATTTAAAAGGGATACTGCCTGCATGTATTTCAAACCTTGTTTTAATGATAGATCATAGCATTTAAAAAATAATGTTTTGGCGTATTCGTACTGGCGAGTTTTGAAACATGCAAATCCAGCGTAACAATAAATATTTAATAATGTTGCACAATCTCCAATTTTATCTGCTATATCTTCGGACGTCTTTAAATATTTCAATGCCTTTTGATAATCTTCTATATCAATGCACAAAGAACCCAGCCTACTATATGTATGCCCTATATTTTTAATGTCCGATAGACTTTCGTAATATACAACTAACTCTTCCAATATTTTTATTGCTTCCGTCGTTTTTTTACCGATTGCATAATAACAGTCAACTATATTTATTAAACATTTACACTCGTTTTTCTTGTCCCCGTTCTTTTTGCATATCTTCAAGCCTAAAGCATAGTATTCATAGGCCTTTTCGTTCTTTTCCAGATACTGCATCAGTTTGCCCAGACCGTTATAACACTCCACCTGTCCGGTAAGGTTTTTGTGGGCCAGATATTTCCCCAGCGCCCGGTTATAACGCTCTTCAGCTTTTTCAAACTCTCCCTTGGCCAGGCTTACCAAACCCTGCCAGCTTATGGCCTCCGCCTGCCTCACTTCGTCCCCCTGCACCACCGCCGCGGCGTGCATGTAATTAAAATCGTTCAACGCCTTGTCGTAACTGCCTATCAAACGGTAAACCTCGCCCCGCTTGCGGTAAATTTCAAATAAGGTGGACAGGGGTTCTTTTATCTTATGTCGCCCGGCGTTTTTGTGCATATAGACATTTTAGCCTAAAACAGGAGAAGATAGCAAGCCAAAAATGCGCCGGGAATAAAGCGCCCTCATTCCAGCCTCCGTTCAACCTTGGCTCAAACCGGCTTAGGCCAATGGTCCTTGGTGTCAATGCAGGTATCGTACAATCCCCGGTCAATTTTTATCCAGTCGGTTTTATTGACGCCCCTTTTATTCATGGCGGCCGGGCTAACCGGATAAGCGCTGGCGATCTTGATCCACCGGTCTTGTTCTTTGGCAATCAGCCTGACTTCTTCCGCCACCTCGCTCAAGTCCTGGTCCTGGCTGAACACCACCGCCACATCACAGTTCTTTTCCCGTACGGCGCGGACGATATCCAATGCGATCCGGATGTCCACTCCCTTCTCCTGGCCGACCAGGAAGGTGTGCGCGCTGCCATCGGGCAGGTTAACTGTCTTATTGCGGTAACGCAAGGGGCGGCTGAAAACTATCACACCATGACGGCCCATTGCCGATAATTTGGAAACCCAGAAGGCGTTCCAGCGGGGATTGTCGGCTGCATCGGGAATTCCGGTATAAAAGCGGATTTCGTGCAAATGCCAGCCGTTGAGTTCGCAGACCCGGAGCGCCAGCTTGGCCACGTCGTAATTGGGACGCTGGCAGCCAAAGGCCTCCTTGACCCCAAAGAAGAGATTCTGGCCGTCTACAAAAACAATGGCCCGTTTGACGGTTGGTTCAATAGTCATTGCATATCTCCGCAGGAAAATAAATAACCCCGCCCGAGGCCTTGCAGCAGTCGGACGGGGAGCAGATACTTTATGTATATTACAATAAGAAGCATTGTTTGTCAAGGGTTTTGTTGAAGTTTTTTGGTTAATAATCAAACCCCGGGTTGGCGCCCCTGGCATGCGTAGGCGTACATCCGCACAAAGTCGTTCAGGGCTTTAGCGTAACTTCCTATCAAACGGTAAACTTCGCCCCGCTTGCGGTAAATTTCAAATAAGGTGGACAAGGGTTCTTTTATTTTATGTCGGCCAGCATTTTTTAGCATGCGGTTATTTTACACTAAAACCGCAGAACATATCAAGCACTAAATGCAGTGGGGATAAAAAACAGCCTCGGCTGAATGGCCGACTTCTTCCTTTATCTACTTCGTTTACTTTTTGTCCATACTACGCCTTTATCCCGTTCAAAAAAAGATCGGTGATGAACTTGGCCTCTTTAGGATCGCTAATCTTTTTCTTGTTCAACAGCGAACTCATGGCCGAACCGTGGACCAGATTGAACAGGGCCACTGCGGTTCGTCTGGAATCTACGGTGACAAAAACTCCCTTCCTTATTCCCTCTTTGATCAGTTCCGAGACTGCGTCAGTTAAGGTTTTAAAATATTTCATCATCTTTTTCCCCACCTGCAGATTGGATATCCCCGGACGTTCCTTGCTTAAAAGCCTTAAGAAATCCTCATTCTGTTCGAACGCCAGCAGCATGGTCTTGACTAATTTTTCCACCTTGTCGGCTGGGGCCAGCGGCATATTCAGAACTTGTTTGATGCATTGTTCAAACTTGGCCAGTTCTTCCTCCAGCATGCAGGCAAAAAGATCATCCTTGCTCTGGAAATAGCCGTAAAGCGTGCCTTTGGCGAACTCGGCCTTCTCGGCGATCTCATCCAATGTGGCGACGTGGAGGCCCTTTTGGGCGAACACTTCCCGGGCGGCCTTCAGGATATCCTGTTTTTTGGCCAGCCTTTCCCGTTCCTTGCGCGGTAGCTTTTCCATCGGTAACCTGTAGCGTATTTTGATTTGTATAAAGTTAGGATTTTTCCTCAAATCGATCAATATCTTTGGATTTAAAAAATGCTGAAGTACCGCTTGGGATCTTTCTTGATGTCCTTGATCAGTTTGTTCAGTTCTTCCGAGGATTCCTTGAGATTTTTATACAATTCCTCGTCTTTGGAAAGCTTGCCCAGGTTGCCCTCCCCCTTCTCCATCCGGCCCAGAATGACGTTCAACCGCTGGGAGGTGGAGTCTAGGGC
Above is a window of candidate division TA06 bacterium DNA encoding:
- a CDS encoding TetR/AcrR family transcriptional regulator, with the translated sequence MEKLPRKERERLAKKQDILKAAREVFAQKGLHVATLDEIAEKAEFAKGTLYGYFQSKDDLFACMLEEELAKFEQCIKQVLNMPLAPADKVEKLVKTMLLAFEQNEDFLRLLSKERPGISNLQVGKKMMKYFKTLTDAVSELIKEGIRKGVFVTVDSRRTAVALFNLVHGSAMSSLLNKKKISDPKEAKFITDLFLNGIKA
- a CDS encoding purine-binding chemotaxis protein CheW gives rise to the protein MTEKIASEEKVIFNLGSEKFALGTEQVKSIEEMQDIIPVPLAPPYVTGLINLRGAIVAVVDLRQRLGLANIENGRDMVILIVEHNGEDVGLIVDRVQSVESSEMQSQPVPEAVTKAKSGRFYQSVLGVKDDKVIVLNLDKILALEEK
- a CDS encoding tetratricopeptide repeat protein, producing MRQAEAISWQGLVSLAKGEFEKAEERYNRALGKYLAHKNLTGQVECYNGLGKLMQYLEKNEKAYEYYALGLKICKKNGDKKNECKCLINIVDCYYAIGKKTTEAIKILEELVVYYESLSDIKNIGHTYSRLGSLCIDIEDYQKALKYLKTSEDIADKIGDCATLLNIYCYAGFACFKTRQYEYAKTLFFKCYDLSLKQGLKYMQAVSLLNIGDVYNEMNEISQAREYLDKMRSMNIGIPGLNEEAQRITNELIQKEKEVN
- a CDS encoding NYN domain-containing protein, which encodes MTIEPTVKRAIVFVDGQNLFFGVKEAFGCQRPNYDVAKLALRVCELNGWHLHEIRFYTGIPDAADNPRWNAFWVSKLSAMGRHGVIVFSRPLRYRNKTVNLPDGSAHTFLVGQEKGVDIRIALDIVRAVREKNCDVAVVFSQDQDLSEVAEEVRLIAKEQDRWIKIASAYPVSPAAMNKRGVNKTDWIKIDRGLYDTCIDTKDHWPKPV